Proteins encoded by one window of Desulfovibrio ferrophilus:
- the rnfG gene encoding RnfABCDGE type electron transport complex subunit G, with protein MKEILHMIVVLSLICGVSGFSLATLKQATRERIEGQVLTYVQGPALLAVVGEHDNDPIAERKVLGDDKQFVFPVIRDGELVGVALETFAPGYSGNIGVMVGFNLADDTLMGIGVTTQTETPGLGTRVMEPSFTGQFAAHSLGGLALKAQGGDIDGVSGATFSSVGTANAVANAAKVYESLKPAIIKAFKG; from the coding sequence ATGAAAGAGATTCTGCACATGATCGTGGTGCTGTCGCTGATCTGCGGCGTGTCCGGCTTTTCGCTGGCCACTTTGAAGCAGGCCACCCGGGAGCGCATTGAAGGTCAGGTCCTGACCTATGTTCAGGGCCCCGCGCTGCTGGCTGTGGTCGGCGAGCATGACAACGACCCCATCGCCGAGCGCAAGGTTCTGGGCGATGACAAGCAGTTCGTCTTCCCCGTGATTCGCGATGGCGAGTTGGTGGGTGTGGCTTTGGAAACTTTTGCCCCCGGTTATTCGGGCAACATCGGTGTGATGGTCGGATTCAATCTGGCAGACGACACCCTGATGGGCATTGGCGTGACCACACAGACCGAGACCCCCGGGCTGGGCACTCGTGTCATGGAGCCGTCCTTTACCGGACAGTTTGCGGCCCACTCGCTTGGTGGGTTGGCACTCAAGGCACAGGGCGGTGACATCGACGGAGTCTCCGGTGCGACCTTCTCGTCCGTGGGGACGGCGAATGCCGTAGCCAATGCCGCCAAGGTCTACGAGTCGCTGAAACCTGCCATCATCAAGGCCTTCAAGGGCTAA
- a CDS encoding transporter substrate-binding domain-containing protein: MRYLINKLGMTVVVVMVALWVTEAGNALAQNGARHDVHRNRIVVAVGNNSSPLYFQDETGSLRGWMVDLWRLWSEKTGVAVDFTSGTFSETLELVKAGKADVHGGLLYTKKRDDYLDYVLPVAKMETHLFVHENILGVKGLKDLRGSELECFRGIGLRISFAAGFRLMRLLLSRPMPHCLRRCKEVKSKLLLRIQSLLWTG; this comes from the coding sequence ATGCGGTATCTGATCAATAAACTCGGTATGACGGTTGTTGTTGTGATGGTTGCGTTGTGGGTGACGGAGGCAGGGAATGCCCTTGCCCAGAATGGAGCCAGGCATGACGTGCATCGCAATCGTATTGTGGTGGCTGTCGGTAACAACAGCAGCCCATTGTATTTTCAGGATGAGACGGGGAGTCTTCGTGGCTGGATGGTGGATCTGTGGCGACTATGGTCTGAAAAGACCGGGGTTGCTGTGGATTTTACCTCCGGGACGTTTAGCGAGACTCTGGAGCTGGTCAAGGCCGGAAAGGCCGATGTGCATGGTGGCCTGTTGTACACAAAAAAGCGGGACGACTATCTGGATTACGTATTGCCCGTGGCCAAGATGGAAACACATCTTTTTGTTCATGAAAATATCCTGGGAGTGAAGGGCCTCAAAGACCTCCGGGGGTCAGAATTGGAGTGCTTCAGGGGGATCGGGCTGAGGATTTCCTTCGCCGCCGGATTTCGACTGATGAGGTTGCTACTTTCTCGTCCAATGCCACATTGTTTGAGGCGGTGCAAAGAGGTGAAATCAAAGCTTTTGTTAAGGATACAGTCATTGCTTTGGACTGGCTGA
- a CDS encoding FAD-dependent oxidoreductase, with amino-acid sequence MVSTSIFLLSGLGLVAASVLAAASKVLHVEEDPRITAVESCFPGANCGGCGYPGCSAAAAAVVKGEAPPALCVAGGMEIAEAVAKVMGQSVAFKEPRLASLICTGGERANLMFDYSGARDCRAEAMLYGGDKACGLACLGLGSCVKACSFGAIELGAEGLPIINKALCRSCGKCAEVCPTGALRLKGLSTDLLHLNKLSDCLAPCMQKCPAQLDVRTMIQQLKNGEMGEALLTLKDHIALPAVVGRICPHGCETICRRQIVDEGVAINSLERYVADWEMGSGGRVPLQKNPDTGHKVSVVGGGAAGLSCAYFLARLGHEVHIFDSKDSLGGMVRHTIPEYRVPNRVMDWEVQGILELGVKARLGKTLGEHFSLESLKAEGFEAIFLATGAWKTPALDLPGEDSMDVVDGVEFLGRIVKDRPDLSGKRLVIIGDTNTAMDVARSAGRLGAYSVTVLSKHIKRKMQANNKEVDRAEELGTEILYKTVPTAIVPCEVGDMCVEYGQTEYKDPKKCSGEPLLQVGTEEQIECDLVINCVDRVPDLTPYVVQDGTSPFAITKKGTIDADNVTLETSVPGVFVGGELYSGRNVVVQAVADGRVAARSIHMLLTDGEIAKPVNPQQRVITESILKGMRVKYTIPRVEVPEISVGDRRSTFKEEVSLPLEKRLALKEASRCLRCGLTCYDAEAGSEYQDDEDVRLIEYEEKKDAE; translated from the coding sequence ATGGTAAGCACTTCGATATTCCTGCTTTCTGGTTTGGGGCTGGTCGCTGCTTCGGTGTTGGCCGCTGCCTCGAAGGTTTTGCATGTGGAAGAAGACCCTCGCATTACGGCGGTGGAGTCCTGCTTCCCCGGTGCCAACTGCGGTGGCTGTGGGTATCCGGGATGCAGCGCTGCAGCGGCAGCCGTGGTCAAGGGTGAGGCTCCGCCCGCGTTGTGCGTGGCCGGTGGGATGGAGATTGCCGAAGCCGTGGCCAAGGTCATGGGGCAAAGTGTGGCCTTCAAGGAACCTCGCCTGGCTTCGTTGATTTGTACCGGGGGTGAACGTGCCAATCTGATGTTTGATTATTCGGGAGCACGAGACTGCCGCGCCGAAGCCATGCTCTATGGCGGTGACAAGGCCTGTGGATTGGCTTGCCTGGGACTGGGGTCCTGCGTGAAGGCCTGTTCCTTTGGTGCCATTGAGCTTGGCGCCGAGGGGTTGCCCATCATCAACAAGGCCTTGTGCCGGTCTTGCGGTAAATGCGCCGAGGTCTGCCCGACGGGTGCTTTGCGTCTGAAAGGACTGTCCACGGACTTGCTGCATCTGAACAAGCTCTCGGATTGTCTGGCTCCGTGCATGCAAAAGTGCCCGGCCCAGTTGGACGTGCGCACCATGATTCAGCAGCTCAAGAATGGCGAGATGGGCGAAGCCCTGCTGACCTTGAAGGATCACATTGCGCTGCCCGCTGTGGTGGGACGTATCTGTCCTCATGGTTGCGAAACGATCTGCCGGCGCCAGATTGTGGACGAAGGCGTGGCCATTAATTCTCTGGAACGCTATGTGGCCGACTGGGAGATGGGTTCCGGTGGGCGCGTACCTTTGCAAAAGAATCCCGATACCGGACACAAGGTGTCGGTGGTCGGCGGCGGTGCCGCGGGCCTGTCCTGCGCCTATTTCCTGGCGCGGCTGGGCCACGAAGTGCACATCTTTGATTCCAAGGACAGCCTGGGTGGAATGGTTCGTCACACCATTCCTGAATACCGTGTTCCCAACCGGGTTATGGATTGGGAAGTGCAGGGTATTCTGGAGTTGGGAGTCAAAGCCCGTCTCGGTAAGACGCTGGGTGAGCACTTTAGCTTGGAATCATTGAAGGCTGAAGGATTTGAGGCGATTTTCCTGGCGACCGGTGCTTGGAAAACGCCGGCTTTGGATCTTCCCGGAGAGGATTCCATGGACGTCGTTGACGGCGTGGAATTCCTGGGGCGGATCGTCAAGGATCGCCCGGACCTGTCCGGCAAGCGCCTGGTAATTATCGGAGACACCAACACTGCCATGGATGTGGCCCGTAGTGCGGGACGTCTGGGAGCGTATTCGGTGACGGTGCTTTCCAAGCATATCAAACGCAAGATGCAGGCCAACAACAAGGAAGTCGATCGGGCCGAGGAGTTGGGGACCGAGATCCTGTACAAGACCGTACCTACGGCCATAGTGCCATGTGAAGTTGGTGACATGTGCGTGGAGTACGGTCAGACCGAGTACAAGGACCCCAAGAAATGCTCGGGCGAGCCTCTGCTTCAGGTAGGAACCGAAGAGCAGATCGAGTGTGATCTGGTGATCAACTGTGTTGATCGTGTGCCGGACCTGACACCGTATGTGGTTCAGGATGGAACCAGCCCCTTTGCGATCACCAAGAAAGGGACCATCGATGCCGACAACGTGACGCTGGAGACCTCGGTGCCCGGCGTGTTCGTGGGCGGAGAGCTGTATTCGGGCCGTAATGTGGTGGTGCAGGCCGTGGCCGATGGCCGTGTGGCTGCCAGATCCATTCATATGCTGCTCACCGATGGTGAGATCGCCAAACCGGTGAATCCCCAGCAGCGTGTCATCACCGAGTCCATTTTGAAAGGGATGCGGGTCAAGTACACCATTCCCCGGGTCGAGGTGCCGGAGATCTCCGTGGGAGATCGGCGCAGTACCTTCAAGGAAGAAGTCAGTCTACCTTTGGAGAAACGTCTTGCGCTCAAGGAGGCCAGTCGTTGCCTGCGCTGTGGTCTGACCTGCTATGACGCCGAAGCGGGCAGTGAGTATCAAGACGACGAAGATGTTCGACTCATCGAGTACGAGGAGAAGAAGGATGCAGAGTAA
- a CDS encoding HD domain-containing phosphohydrolase: MPTILFVDENDAVMANLPEVAHDKFELLLATSYEDATKRLKGQNDIAVVVTELNLNGEDGIVFLANARQNSPETVRIIFTAQNDFLDAFNALNTAQAYRFVKKPCPPQDLLKVIAKAVRRHSRKIKERRAARNSLIGSVKALVDILDMVNPEAMGLSKRIRSRVMATGKALEIKPLWQLDLAVTLSHIGCVALPAEILKKIDQGDNLTPEELQIFGMHPRIAANLLANIDQMAPVAEIIRHQLSPQHDKQPLESRIIKIALDLDRMVQKGAEAINVLKHMRAKDKIYDPLVVDAMLSLEGTTQAPEPSSVREICISELEEGMIMAEDMVNKEGTKLLLRGQAVSKPSLIRLQSFYIALGVIEPIRVMAESAREAAPACS; the protein is encoded by the coding sequence ATGCCCACCATCCTGTTTGTCGATGAAAATGATGCCGTTATGGCTAATCTGCCCGAAGTCGCACACGACAAGTTTGAGCTACTGCTGGCCACGTCATACGAGGACGCCACAAAGCGGCTCAAAGGCCAAAACGACATCGCCGTTGTCGTCACCGAACTCAACCTGAACGGTGAGGACGGCATCGTCTTTCTGGCCAACGCACGCCAGAATTCTCCTGAGACAGTGCGCATCATCTTCACGGCCCAGAATGATTTTCTTGATGCCTTCAATGCCCTGAACACAGCCCAAGCGTATCGTTTTGTCAAAAAACCCTGCCCACCTCAGGACCTGCTCAAGGTCATTGCCAAGGCAGTCCGCCGTCATTCCCGCAAAATCAAGGAAAGACGAGCGGCGCGCAACAGCCTCATCGGCAGCGTCAAGGCGCTGGTGGATATCCTGGACATGGTCAACCCCGAAGCCATGGGCCTGAGCAAGCGCATCCGCTCGCGAGTCATGGCCACAGGCAAGGCCCTGGAAATCAAACCACTCTGGCAATTGGACCTCGCAGTAACATTGTCACACATTGGTTGTGTCGCCCTGCCCGCAGAAATCCTGAAAAAGATCGACCAAGGGGACAACCTGACTCCCGAAGAGCTTCAGATTTTCGGTATGCACCCGCGCATCGCGGCCAACCTGCTGGCCAACATCGATCAAATGGCACCCGTTGCCGAAATCATTCGTCATCAGCTCTCCCCGCAGCACGACAAACAACCTCTTGAGTCCAGAATCATCAAGATTGCCCTAGATCTGGACCGAATGGTTCAAAAGGGAGCCGAAGCCATCAACGTTCTCAAGCACATGAGGGCCAAGGACAAGATCTACGACCCTCTGGTTGTGGATGCCATGCTGAGTCTGGAGGGGACAACCCAAGCTCCAGAACCTAGCTCTGTTCGGGAAATTTGCATCAGTGAACTGGAAGAAGGCATGATCATGGCCGAGGACATGGTCAACAAGGAAGGAACTAAGCTTCTGCTGCGTGGGCAAGCCGTCAGCAAGCCCTCCCTGATTCGCCTGCAATCCTTTTACATTGCTCTGGGCGTCATCGAACCCATCCGCGTGATGGCCGAGTCTGCCCGGGAAGCCGCACCCGCCTGTTCATGA
- the rsxE gene encoding electron transport complex subunit RsxE — MSKLMKEFSKGLWTELPPFRVLLGLCPTLAVTTTAENGLGMGLAVIFVLTMSNIIISALRKVIPTKVRIACFIVIAASLVVTVELLMQAYTYPLYQQLGIFVPLIVVNCLILGRAEAFASKNSIVSSIMDALGMGIGFTLSLTFLGAVREILGNGTVFGHGVMWDAFQPFAIMVKAPGAFIGLGLILAGMNAFNAWHARRNQLPAPKPITGCGDGCGSCKACKM, encoded by the coding sequence ATGAGCAAGTTGATGAAGGAGTTTTCCAAGGGTCTGTGGACCGAACTGCCCCCGTTCCGGGTGCTGTTGGGGCTGTGCCCGACCCTGGCGGTGACCACCACTGCTGAAAACGGCCTGGGCATGGGGCTGGCCGTCATCTTCGTACTGACCATGTCCAACATCATTATTTCGGCCCTGCGCAAGGTGATTCCGACCAAGGTCCGTATAGCCTGTTTCATCGTCATCGCCGCATCGCTGGTGGTCACGGTCGAATTGCTGATGCAGGCCTATACCTATCCGCTGTACCAGCAGTTGGGCATCTTCGTGCCACTTATCGTGGTCAACTGCCTGATTTTGGGCCGGGCCGAGGCCTTTGCCTCCAAAAACTCGATTGTGTCCTCCATCATGGACGCCTTGGGCATGGGCATCGGCTTCACTCTGTCTCTGACCTTTCTGGGGGCGGTGCGTGAGATATTGGGCAACGGTACGGTCTTCGGGCATGGCGTGATGTGGGATGCTTTTCAGCCCTTTGCCATCATGGTCAAGGCTCCTGGTGCATTCATCGGCCTGGGGCTGATCCTGGCTGGCATGAACGCTTTCAATGCCTGGCATGCGCGTCGTAATCAGTTGCCCGCACCCAAGCCGATTACCGGTTGTGGCGACGGCTGCGGTTCGTGCAAAGCCTGCAAGATGTAA
- a CDS encoding FAD:protein FMN transferase, translated as MQSKGYSRRDVLQAAVALGVGTALAPLSALAEVSFGRATERAGQAEVTRTALLMGTFVTVTAHDDSADRAEEAVQAAFGEIRRLSDIFDRHREGTEISVLNGVGKLRRAHPELVAVTERSVAMTRLTNGAFDATVLPVADLIRNSLRPDGSLTVSRQELAKALSFVDGSAVTVDGRDICFDKPGMSLTLDGMGKGYIVDKACEAMTALGVSGLMINAGGDIRVSGARRWTVAVEDPTGNGQHPSVLSLANCAIATSGGYERSYDPAGKHHHVINPASGLSPSQTVSVSTVAATAMEADALSTAVMVMPAQAGVSLVDSLSGRECLVLGRSGARIATRNWAGLERA; from the coding sequence ATGCAGAGTAAAGGTTACAGCCGACGCGACGTGTTGCAGGCTGCTGTTGCGCTGGGCGTAGGGACTGCCCTGGCACCTCTTTCAGCCCTGGCAGAAGTCAGCTTCGGTCGTGCGACAGAGCGTGCTGGGCAGGCAGAGGTGACCCGCACGGCACTGCTTATGGGAACGTTTGTGACTGTTACTGCGCACGATGATAGTGCCGATAGAGCCGAGGAGGCCGTGCAGGCCGCTTTTGGTGAAATACGTCGGTTAAGCGACATCTTCGATCGTCATCGCGAAGGCACGGAAATCAGTGTGCTCAATGGCGTTGGAAAGCTGCGCAGGGCCCACCCGGAACTGGTTGCCGTGACAGAACGCTCGGTGGCGATGACCCGACTCACCAACGGCGCGTTCGATGCCACCGTGCTTCCTGTGGCTGACCTTATTCGTAATAGCCTGCGCCCTGACGGATCGCTGACTGTTTCCCGGCAGGAGTTGGCCAAGGCGTTGTCCTTTGTGGACGGCTCTGCTGTGACCGTGGATGGCCGGGATATCTGTTTTGACAAGCCGGGAATGAGTTTGACCCTGGATGGTATGGGCAAGGGCTATATCGTGGATAAGGCCTGCGAGGCCATGACTGCCCTTGGGGTTTCCGGTCTGATGATCAACGCTGGTGGCGATATTCGTGTAAGTGGGGCGCGCCGCTGGACCGTTGCCGTAGAAGACCCAACGGGCAATGGTCAACATCCCAGTGTGCTGAGTCTGGCCAATTGCGCCATTGCCACGTCCGGTGGATATGAGCGCAGCTATGACCCTGCGGGTAAGCATCATCACGTGATCAATCCGGCTTCTGGCTTGAGCCCAAGTCAAACCGTAAGTGTGAGTACTGTGGCTGCGACAGCCATGGAAGCCGATGCCCTGTCTACTGCTGTCATGGTGATGCCTGCTCAGGCAGGTGTGTCTCTGGTTGACTCTCTTTCCGGGCGTGAATGCCTGGTGTTGGGGAGAAGTGGGGCACGCATCGCCACCAGAAATTGGGCGGGATTGGAACGAGCCTAG
- a CDS encoding DUF342 domain-containing protein, whose amino-acid sequence MHEDSPGCEFDPETRTLVATVFGTVQFTKEGIRIIPSWELSHDKTLLMVDVHPEDFNGEEISSGRLLAVIPPEAKELELDFEALNAALAQALETKEFCPAVMARGLLPEPGQDGRLKLAFKADQTAGTLREDGSMDFRERGGIHFVNEGDELGILYPPIPGTPGHDIFGTPIEPAEPQPSKAKAGQGVTSTHNDDGTTAFTASRVGVAHFLNDTLEVSELLEISGDVDYDTGNIHAEHGAVHIRGAIKSGFKVEASGDVIVDGLIEEADVTAGGLVVAGGIIMNGKNKVQAEGNVSAKFFQNALVRAGGDVIAELEISHSDIIATGSIIALGRKGIISGGHIISGSDIHAKIIGNESRSKTIVEIRLPSPRQDQLTNARNQLTEELSRLDKAIGAEDALTMLMTAPEEDRRILAELVKVRGKIQADIRTIDESIATERKALEDLLAEKQVKAEQQAFCGTEVIFSGKSLKVTEDMNAPRFHWNPQDRKIETD is encoded by the coding sequence TTGCACGAAGACTCCCCCGGCTGCGAGTTCGATCCGGAAACCAGAACACTGGTGGCAACCGTCTTCGGCACGGTTCAATTCACCAAAGAGGGAATCAGGATCATCCCAAGCTGGGAACTCTCTCATGACAAGACACTACTCATGGTGGATGTCCACCCCGAAGACTTCAATGGAGAAGAGATATCCTCCGGTCGGCTGTTGGCCGTCATTCCCCCGGAAGCCAAGGAACTTGAACTCGATTTCGAAGCCTTGAATGCGGCCTTGGCACAAGCTCTGGAAACCAAGGAATTCTGTCCCGCCGTCATGGCGCGAGGCCTGCTGCCGGAGCCTGGACAGGATGGAAGACTCAAACTGGCCTTCAAGGCAGATCAGACAGCCGGAACCCTGCGCGAAGACGGCAGTATGGACTTCCGCGAACGCGGCGGCATCCACTTCGTCAACGAGGGTGATGAGCTTGGCATCCTCTATCCGCCCATCCCCGGCACTCCCGGGCACGACATCTTCGGCACTCCCATCGAACCGGCTGAGCCACAGCCGTCCAAGGCCAAAGCCGGCCAAGGCGTCACCAGCACACACAACGACGACGGCACGACGGCCTTCACGGCGTCGCGCGTGGGCGTCGCTCATTTTCTGAATGACACTCTGGAAGTCTCGGAACTTCTCGAAATTTCCGGAGACGTGGATTACGACACCGGCAATATCCACGCCGAGCATGGCGCCGTACACATCCGTGGAGCCATCAAGAGCGGCTTCAAGGTCGAGGCCTCTGGTGACGTCATCGTGGACGGCCTTATTGAAGAGGCCGATGTCACTGCAGGCGGTCTGGTCGTAGCTGGCGGGATCATCATGAACGGCAAGAACAAGGTACAGGCCGAGGGCAATGTATCGGCCAAATTCTTCCAGAATGCCCTTGTCAGGGCCGGAGGCGATGTCATCGCCGAGCTGGAAATCTCACACAGCGACATCATCGCCACGGGGAGCATCATTGCCCTGGGCAGAAAAGGAATCATCAGCGGTGGGCACATCATCAGCGGCAGCGACATTCACGCCAAAATCATAGGCAATGAATCTCGCTCCAAGACCATCGTGGAAATCCGATTGCCATCGCCCAGGCAGGACCAACTCACCAATGCCCGCAACCAGTTGACCGAAGAACTCAGCAGGCTGGACAAAGCCATCGGGGCCGAAGATGCCCTGACCATGTTGATGACCGCTCCCGAGGAAGACCGACGCATCTTGGCAGAACTGGTCAAGGTTCGAGGTAAGATCCAGGCGGATATCCGAACCATTGACGAATCCATTGCCACGGAACGCAAAGCTCTGGAGGACCTCCTGGCAGAGAAGCAGGTCAAGGCCGAACAACAGGCATTCTGCGGGACAGAGGTCATCTTCAGTGGAAAATCACTCAAAGTTACCGAAGACATGAACGCCCCCCGATTCCACTGGAATCCACAAGATCGCAAGATCGAGACGGACTAG
- a CDS encoding electron transport complex protein RnfA, whose amino-acid sequence MDTFLFVISAIFINNIVLVQYLGACPFMGTSKSTDVALGMGGAVIFVLVMATAITWPVHVYALAPNGLEYLQTIAFILIIASLVQFVEMFLRKVIPPLYKSLGLFLPLITTNCAVLGVAIMVQRNEYGFGKSLLYALASGVGFTVALVILSAIRERLDVAPVPQAFRGVPIALIMAGAMSLAFFAFQGMGA is encoded by the coding sequence ATGGATACTTTCCTGTTTGTCATATCTGCCATTTTCATTAACAATATCGTGTTGGTGCAGTACCTTGGCGCGTGCCCCTTCATGGGTACCTCCAAGAGCACCGATGTGGCTCTGGGCATGGGCGGCGCGGTCATCTTCGTGCTGGTCATGGCTACGGCCATCACCTGGCCCGTGCATGTCTATGCCCTGGCTCCCAATGGGCTGGAATATCTGCAGACCATTGCCTTCATTCTGATCATCGCCTCGCTGGTGCAATTCGTTGAAATGTTCCTGCGTAAGGTGATTCCACCGTTGTATAAGTCCCTGGGGCTTTTCCTGCCGCTCATCACCACCAACTGTGCCGTGCTTGGCGTTGCCATCATGGTTCAGCGTAACGAATACGGTTTTGGCAAGTCGCTGCTTTACGCATTGGCTTCGGGGGTGGGGTTTACGGTTGCCCTGGTTATTTTGTCTGCCATTCGCGAACGCCTGGACGTGGCCCCCGTGCCGCAGGCCTTCCGTGGTGTTCCCATAGCCCTGATCATGGCTGGAGCCATGTCATTGGCGTTCTTTGCCTTTCAAGGCATGGGCGCATAA
- a CDS encoding ABC transporter substrate-binding protein, protein MIARQLGEVGIDARVSVWERRDMLAAVLKGDRAAYLTDWGSAYFDPFDLAVPKLMTGGRGNFSGYSNGYVDALLEQGGGAPSKVVRQQSYQEAQRIIQDQTPWIFGYTLLRFDGVSNLVKGYRPSMDGRINLHDVELTNGEELVVGVGDTRFLSFDPAAFRSRNSETLIRNMFDGLVTRTPEGVVVPELAESWVRVGALEYIFTLSTGAVFHDGTPVTAHDVAFTFDRILNPYGVGGRPSPRKGLLGPLVRVTALDDYNVKFVLDRPFSVFLQALVHFQIVPKAYFKRVGDEFAAKHPIGSGPFRYVSGNFDSEVIMERFDRYYGGSPALEPVGPAKIRRVVFRLIPVADERIEMLLRGQVHITQEVPFNRLPEINQNDSVRAEPVEGTRSYQIELNNARPPFNDIRLRKAVTYAVDWQEILAKVYGGYGDRLATCFLESGFGYDELLRPISHDSRAAKLLLEAMGYDTTPVQ, encoded by the coding sequence ATGATTGCCCGGCAGTTGGGTGAGGTCGGTATTGATGCCAGGGTTTCTGTCTGGGAGAGGCGGGATATGCTGGCCGCCGTGCTCAAGGGGGATCGGGCCGCGTATCTCACGGATTGGGGCAGTGCATATTTCGATCCGTTCGATCTGGCCGTGCCTAAACTGATGACGGGAGGGCGAGGCAATTTCTCCGGCTACTCCAATGGGTATGTGGATGCGTTGTTGGAACAAGGGGGAGGGGCGCCAAGCAAGGTCGTTCGACAGCAGTCCTATCAGGAGGCGCAACGCATCATACAGGACCAGACTCCATGGATTTTTGGCTATACCCTTCTGCGTTTCGACGGTGTTTCCAACCTGGTCAAAGGCTATCGCCCCTCCATGGATGGCCGAATCAATCTGCATGATGTGGAATTGACAAACGGTGAGGAGTTGGTGGTTGGTGTAGGCGATACCCGTTTTCTTTCTTTTGATCCCGCAGCCTTTCGCAGCCGAAATTCCGAAACCCTGATTCGAAACATGTTTGATGGGCTTGTGACTAGAACGCCTGAGGGTGTTGTTGTACCTGAGCTTGCCGAATCTTGGGTTCGCGTTGGCGCATTGGAATACATATTTACCCTGAGTACTGGTGCTGTTTTTCATGATGGAACCCCCGTGACGGCTCATGACGTGGCTTTCACCTTTGATCGGATTCTGAATCCGTACGGCGTGGGTGGCAGGCCGAGCCCCCGCAAGGGACTTTTGGGACCCCTGGTTCGTGTAACAGCCCTGGATGATTATAATGTTAAATTTGTTCTGGATCGTCCTTTCTCTGTCTTCTTGCAGGCTCTTGTGCATTTTCAGATTGTCCCCAAGGCATACTTCAAGCGGGTGGGGGATGAATTCGCTGCTAAACATCCGATTGGTTCCGGGCCATTCAGATATGTCTCCGGCAATTTTGATTCGGAAGTGATTATGGAACGATTCGACCGCTATTACGGCGGATCTCCGGCGCTTGAGCCTGTGGGGCCTGCCAAAATCAGGCGGGTTGTTTTTCGTTTGATTCCCGTAGCTGACGAGCGAATCGAAATGTTGTTGAGGGGACAGGTTCACATTACGCAAGAAGTTCCCTTCAATAGACTGCCAGAAATCAATCAGAATGATTCAGTCAGGGCCGAGCCTGTTGAGGGGACACGTTCCTACCAGATTGAACTCAATAACGCCCGTCCGCCATTTAATGACATTCGATTGCGTAAAGCCGTTACATACGCCGTTGATTGGCAGGAGATTCTGGCAAAGGTCTATGGTGGCTATGGGGACAGACTCGCGACTTGTTTTCTGGAAAGTGGGTTTGGGTATGATGAACTGTTACGACCAATCTCCCATGATTCCCGGGCGGCGAAACTGTTGCTTGAGGCCATGGGATACGACACAACTCCCGTGCAATAG